In Elaeis guineensis isolate ETL-2024a chromosome 1, EG11, whole genome shotgun sequence, a genomic segment contains:
- the LOC105038153 gene encoding probable protein phosphatase 2C 11 isoform X2 encodes MACKYGRCRKVVAKFCAKYLHTQVVKNEAYAVGDIGTSVQKAFFRMDEMMRGQRGWRELAVLGDKINKFTGMIEGLIWSPRGGDLNDQGDDWAFEEGPHSDFSGPTSGSTACVAIIRNNQLVVANAGDSRCVISRKGQAYNLSRDHKPELEAERERIIKAGGFIHAGRVNGSLNLARAIGDMEFKQNKFLPAEKQIVTANPDINIVELCDDDDFIVLACDGIWDCMSSQQLVDFIHEHINTESCLSAVCEKVLDRCLAPSTAGGEGCDNMTMILVQFKKPNSSNGGSSEPSTESGVSSGQSIQTEPETDVN; translated from the exons ATGGCGTGCAAATATGGAAGATGCA GAAAAGTCGTTGCTAAATTCTGTGCAAAATACCTCCATACACAAGTTGTCAAGAATGAAGCCTATGCAGTGGGAGATATAGGTACTTCTGTTCAGAAAGCTTTCTTCAG AATGGATGAAATGATGAGAGGACAGAGAGGGTGGAGAGAACTTGCTGTATTGGGAGACAAGATAAACAAGTTCACTGGAATGATAGAAGGCTTAATTTGGTCTCCAAGAGGTGGTGATTTAAATGATCAAGGGGATGACTGGGCTTTTGAGGAG GGTCCGCACTCTGATTTCTCTGGACCAACATCTGGAAGCACTGCTTGTGTGGCAATTATAAGAAATAACCAACTTGTTGTAGCAAATGCTGGTGATTCACGTTGTGTAATCTCAAGGAAGGGTCAG GCATATAATTTGTCAAGGGATCACAAGCCAGAACTCGAGGCTGAGAGAGAAAGAATAATAAAGGCAGGGGGTTTTATCCATGCAGGACGAGTCAATGGAAGTTTGAACCTTGCAAGAGCTATTG GAGATATGGAATTTAAGCAGAACAAGTTTTTGCCTGCTGAAAAGCAAATTGTGACAGCCAACCCTGACATAAACATT GTGGAGCTTTGTGATGATGATGACTTTATCGTTCTAGCATGCGATGGCATTTG GGATTGCATGTCAAGCCAGCAACTGGTGGATTTCATCCATGAGCATATTAACACG GAAAGCTGTCTCTCTGCAGTGTGCGAGAAAGTCCTTGACAGGTGTTTGGCACCATCGACGGCTGGTGGAGAAGGATGTGATAACATGACTATGATTCTGGTGCAGTTTAAAAAGCCAAACAGCTCCAATGGTGGCAGCTCTGAGCCATCAACCGAGAGTGGTGTCAGCTCTGGGCAATCAATACAGACCGAGCCAGAGACTGACGTCAACTAA
- the LOC105038153 gene encoding probable protein phosphatase 2C 11 isoform X1 codes for MGIYLSTPRTDKFSEDGENGRLRFGLSSMQGWRANMEDAHAALPDLDNCTSFFGVYDGHGGKVVAKFCAKYLHTQVVKNEAYAVGDIGTSVQKAFFRMDEMMRGQRGWRELAVLGDKINKFTGMIEGLIWSPRGGDLNDQGDDWAFEEGPHSDFSGPTSGSTACVAIIRNNQLVVANAGDSRCVISRKGQAYNLSRDHKPELEAERERIIKAGGFIHAGRVNGSLNLARAIGDMEFKQNKFLPAEKQIVTANPDINIVELCDDDDFIVLACDGIWDCMSSQQLVDFIHEHINTESCLSAVCEKVLDRCLAPSTAGGEGCDNMTMILVQFKKPNSSNGGSSEPSTESGVSSGQSIQTEPETDVN; via the exons ATGGGAATATATCTTAGCACTCCAAGAACTGACAAGTTTTCTGAAGATGGTGAGAATGGCAGGCTAAGATTTGGTCTTTCATCTATGCAAGGATGGCGTGCAAATATGGAAGATGCA CATGCTGCATTGCCAGATCTTGATAATTGCACATCATTTTTTGGAGTTTACGATGGCCATGGAG GAAAAGTCGTTGCTAAATTCTGTGCAAAATACCTCCATACACAAGTTGTCAAGAATGAAGCCTATGCAGTGGGAGATATAGGTACTTCTGTTCAGAAAGCTTTCTTCAG AATGGATGAAATGATGAGAGGACAGAGAGGGTGGAGAGAACTTGCTGTATTGGGAGACAAGATAAACAAGTTCACTGGAATGATAGAAGGCTTAATTTGGTCTCCAAGAGGTGGTGATTTAAATGATCAAGGGGATGACTGGGCTTTTGAGGAG GGTCCGCACTCTGATTTCTCTGGACCAACATCTGGAAGCACTGCTTGTGTGGCAATTATAAGAAATAACCAACTTGTTGTAGCAAATGCTGGTGATTCACGTTGTGTAATCTCAAGGAAGGGTCAG GCATATAATTTGTCAAGGGATCACAAGCCAGAACTCGAGGCTGAGAGAGAAAGAATAATAAAGGCAGGGGGTTTTATCCATGCAGGACGAGTCAATGGAAGTTTGAACCTTGCAAGAGCTATTG GAGATATGGAATTTAAGCAGAACAAGTTTTTGCCTGCTGAAAAGCAAATTGTGACAGCCAACCCTGACATAAACATT GTGGAGCTTTGTGATGATGATGACTTTATCGTTCTAGCATGCGATGGCATTTG GGATTGCATGTCAAGCCAGCAACTGGTGGATTTCATCCATGAGCATATTAACACG GAAAGCTGTCTCTCTGCAGTGTGCGAGAAAGTCCTTGACAGGTGTTTGGCACCATCGACGGCTGGTGGAGAAGGATGTGATAACATGACTATGATTCTGGTGCAGTTTAAAAAGCCAAACAGCTCCAATGGTGGCAGCTCTGAGCCATCAACCGAGAGTGGTGTCAGCTCTGGGCAATCAATACAGACCGAGCCAGAGACTGACGTCAACTAA